A genomic window from Pyxidicoccus trucidator includes:
- the tadA gene encoding tRNA adenosine(34) deaminase TadA, with the protein MSDDEAFMQQALALAREAAELGEVPVGAVAVFDGNVIGTGFNRREVDRHPLAHAEMLAMDAAARKLGVWRLSGVTLYVTLEPCAMCAGALVQSRVTRLVFGASDPKAGAVGSLYNLAEEPRHNHRLQVTSGILADESRLLLKTFFERLRARKREN; encoded by the coding sequence ATGAGTGACGACGAAGCTTTCATGCAGCAGGCGCTTGCGCTCGCGCGGGAAGCCGCGGAACTCGGAGAGGTCCCCGTCGGTGCGGTTGCGGTGTTTGACGGAAACGTCATTGGCACCGGCTTCAACCGCCGCGAGGTGGACCGACACCCGCTCGCTCACGCAGAGATGCTGGCCATGGATGCCGCGGCCAGGAAGCTGGGAGTGTGGCGACTCTCAGGCGTCACCCTGTACGTGACGCTGGAGCCGTGCGCGATGTGCGCTGGAGCGCTGGTGCAGTCCCGGGTGACACGGCTCGTCTTTGGAGCCTCGGACCCCAAGGCAGGCGCGGTAGGCTCGCTCTACAATCTGGCCGAGGAGCCCCGGCATAACCACCGGCTCCAGGTGACAAGTGGCATCCTGGCGGACGAAAGCCGCCTGCTTTTGAAGACGTTCTTCGAGCGCCTGCGCGCGAGGAAACGTGAAAACTGA
- a CDS encoding glycosyltransferase family 39 protein, with translation MSAPAPQLPAFAVPDSTPEPTPDVPGAAPRNGRRWPVLLLPLVALLPAVIAVLQLGRIHPDEVYQALEPAWWRVHGYGVLAWEWKDGIRNWAVPGVLAGFLKLADLLGITHPQGYRAVVAIPQAALHAWSLWAAYRFASRRAGPAGGWLAALLVGLYGPVLVFAGRTLGESISASFLVVAMEALDRRERPVRAGLVGGMALGLAVVARYPSAIFVLAALVWLVGARRWRLLAFTCAGGLAVAAGLGALDWATWGSPFHSFIAYARFNVFSGEAAARFGSSSPGFYARPLLSAVPLWAGAAAVVGLASLRQRRVLSLPLWCAAVYTGVLLATAHKEERFLYPGLVLAVLAAAPPVAVFITTRAQPFLRWGLAALAVGAGLQVAADYPSGDLRADQFRAIVAATEGGGARGLLIVNEGLWGAGGFFYLGQQIPWLTCDWPHDGAFQHAMRDRNFNRAVTFEDRALTELQAAGFRVARRIGRETLLVRE, from the coding sequence GTGTCCGCGCCCGCACCCCAGCTCCCGGCCTTCGCCGTTCCCGACTCAACACCCGAGCCGACTCCGGACGTGCCCGGTGCCGCGCCGCGCAACGGCCGGCGCTGGCCCGTCCTCCTGCTGCCGCTGGTGGCGCTGCTGCCGGCCGTCATCGCCGTGCTGCAGCTGGGCCGCATCCACCCGGACGAGGTGTATCAGGCGCTGGAGCCGGCCTGGTGGCGCGTCCACGGCTACGGCGTGCTGGCCTGGGAGTGGAAGGACGGCATCCGCAACTGGGCCGTGCCCGGAGTGCTGGCCGGCTTCCTCAAGCTGGCGGACCTGCTCGGAATCACGCATCCCCAGGGATACCGGGCGGTGGTGGCCATTCCCCAGGCGGCCCTGCACGCCTGGAGTCTCTGGGCCGCGTACCGCTTCGCCTCGCGCCGCGCGGGCCCGGCGGGTGGGTGGCTGGCCGCCCTCCTGGTGGGCCTGTACGGGCCGGTGCTCGTCTTCGCGGGGCGCACGCTGGGAGAGTCCATCTCCGCGTCCTTCCTCGTCGTGGCCATGGAGGCGCTGGACAGGCGCGAGCGCCCGGTCCGCGCGGGCCTCGTCGGCGGCATGGCCCTGGGGCTGGCGGTGGTGGCGCGCTACCCCTCCGCCATCTTCGTCCTCGCCGCGCTGGTGTGGCTGGTGGGCGCGCGCCGCTGGCGGCTGCTGGCCTTCACCTGCGCGGGCGGGCTGGCGGTGGCGGCGGGACTGGGCGCCCTGGATTGGGCCACCTGGGGCTCTCCCTTCCACTCGTTCATCGCCTACGCGCGCTTCAACGTCTTCTCCGGGGAGGCCGCGGCCCGCTTCGGCTCCTCGTCCCCTGGCTTCTACGCGCGACCGCTCCTCTCCGCCGTGCCCCTCTGGGCGGGGGCCGCGGCGGTCGTGGGCCTCGCCTCCCTGCGCCAGCGGCGCGTGCTGTCCCTGCCGCTGTGGTGCGCGGCCGTGTACACCGGAGTGCTGCTGGCCACCGCGCACAAGGAGGAGCGCTTCCTCTATCCCGGCCTGGTGCTGGCCGTGCTGGCCGCCGCGCCGCCGGTGGCCGTCTTCATCACCACTCGGGCCCAGCCCTTCCTCCGGTGGGGCCTCGCCGCGCTCGCCGTGGGAGCGGGCCTGCAGGTGGCCGCCGACTACCCGTCGGGCGACCTGCGGGCGGACCAGTTCCGCGCCATCGTCGCCGCCACCGAAGGGGGAGGGGCTCGCGGCCTGCTCATCGTCAACGAGGGGCTGTGGGGCGCCGGCGGCTTCTTCTACCTGGGCCAGCAGATTCCCTGGCTCACCTGCGACTGGCCGCATGACGGCGCCTTCCAGCACGCCATGCGGGACAGGAACTTCAACCGCGCCGTCACCTTCGAGGACCGGGCCCTCACGGAGCTCCAGGCCGCCGGCTTCCGCGTGGCGCGCAGAATCGGCCGCGAGACACTCCTCGTCCGCGAGTAG
- the dnaX gene encoding DNA polymerase III subunit gamma/tau, giving the protein MSYLVLARKWRPQKFDDMTGQEHVVRTVANAIKMDRVAHAYLFCGPRGVGKTTAARLLAKALNCEKGPTANPCGECRACTEIAAGTSVDVAEIDGASNNGVENVREIRENAKYLPQRDRHKIYIIDEVHMLSGAAFNALLKTLEEPPGHVKFIFATTEAHKLPDTILSRCQRHNFRRIPAARMLQRLQEICKAEGAGISDRSLSLVVRQSEGGMRDALSLLDQILASCGANASDEDVAEALGAIDRTMVQDFAEALVRKDAKRILERVEEVFNRGLDLKRLAEELALQLRHLFVTKTLNQAPDELAESEQKALIALAKEAETAQLTRLFDVVHGCVWDVSRAAQPRLALEMALLKAIQLSPGGSIPELLARVDKLAAGLSPTDGNAKNTAGAPGGRSSPTNFRA; this is encoded by the coding sequence ATGAGCTACCTCGTCCTCGCGCGTAAATGGCGTCCGCAGAAATTCGATGACATGACCGGACAGGAGCACGTCGTCCGGACGGTCGCGAACGCCATCAAGATGGACCGGGTCGCCCACGCGTACCTGTTCTGCGGTCCGCGTGGGGTGGGCAAGACGACGGCCGCCCGCCTGCTCGCCAAGGCGCTCAACTGCGAGAAGGGCCCCACGGCGAACCCGTGTGGCGAGTGCCGCGCCTGCACGGAGATTGCCGCCGGCACCAGCGTGGACGTGGCGGAGATCGACGGTGCCTCCAACAACGGCGTGGAGAACGTCCGCGAGATTCGCGAGAACGCCAAGTACCTGCCGCAGCGGGACAGGCACAAGATCTACATCATCGACGAGGTCCACATGCTGTCGGGGGCGGCGTTCAACGCGCTGCTCAAGACGCTGGAGGAGCCGCCCGGGCACGTGAAGTTCATCTTCGCGACCACCGAGGCGCACAAGCTCCCGGACACCATCCTCTCGCGCTGCCAGCGCCACAACTTCCGGCGGATTCCGGCGGCGCGGATGCTCCAGCGGCTCCAGGAGATCTGCAAGGCAGAGGGGGCCGGCATCTCCGACCGCTCGCTGTCCCTGGTGGTGCGTCAGTCCGAGGGAGGCATGCGCGACGCGCTCAGCCTCCTGGACCAGATTCTCGCCTCGTGTGGGGCCAACGCCTCGGACGAGGACGTGGCCGAGGCGCTGGGCGCCATCGACCGCACGATGGTGCAGGACTTCGCCGAGGCGCTGGTGCGCAAGGACGCGAAGCGCATCCTGGAGCGCGTGGAGGAGGTCTTCAACCGGGGCCTGGACCTGAAGCGGCTGGCGGAGGAGCTGGCCCTGCAGCTGCGGCACCTCTTCGTCACCAAGACGCTGAACCAGGCCCCGGACGAGCTGGCCGAGTCCGAGCAGAAGGCGCTCATCGCGCTGGCGAAGGAAGCGGAGACCGCGCAGCTCACGCGCCTCTTCGACGTGGTGCACGGCTGCGTGTGGGACGTGTCGCGCGCGGCCCAGCCGAGGCTCGCGCTGGAGATGGCCCTGCTCAAGGCCATCCAGCTGTCGCCGGGCGGCTCCATCCCGGAGCTGCTCGCTCGCGTGGACAAGCTCGCGGCCGGACTGTCCCCGACGGACGGCAACGCCAAGAACACCGCTGGAGCGCCGGGAGGTCGCTCCAGTCCCACGAACTTTCGCGCCTGA
- a CDS encoding tetratricopeptide repeat protein, with amino-acid sequence MKVSCPSCQTNYNIDDKRIPPGGAKLKCARCQTTFPIKLEAVSAPAPSAPQAAIPLPGAAPQAAAIPLPGAAPSSEAIPLPGAAPDADAFSFDDGASAAIPLPGAAPSAGAIPLDAGAIPLPGAAAPRAAAIPLPGAAAPQSAAIPLPGAAPSSQAIPLPGSAPQSAAIPLPGAAPRAAAIPLGAAPEAIPLPGAAPEADPFSFDDGASFEAPAAIPLPGVAAPRAEAIPLPGAASPMDAFSEYDDSPAPAPENRDVTRVVRIPLPSDAYREPPPPAAPPAYGTTDEVRGTARDFDFSEEPQPLEVASEGFSAPVEPGTARDFDFSDDSLPVPAQAAPPADPFAFDIESQSGEAQAYAMPPTPNRGEGIDFGAAPAEADPFALPPPPDAYAQPPMGADDPFALPPPPDAYAPEADAFALPPPPDAYALPPMGADDPFALPPPPDAGAPSFDFGELPAPAGENPFALPPPPMSGAMDYSDLPSPAAPQAQAMDFSDLPAPAAPPQDLSFDFADAPAAPGADPFAVDFSAAPSAAPAPDFNLDFADPPPPSAPVNPTVDFGDVDFGSPPPSASAGIPDALEFDPTARPGDDLEADLSDPLPPPPNAGPADGLEMLSFIDDAAGKDAGAQAGAKVRRFHVRRRSGKVFGPFDEGVIVKMLEDGQLLGNEDVSTDSESWSPIGTIPTFAAAIQRLMEGPASKMVSPTAAPATVTAEAPRADAAPQDNMRRLEQLYEGRMAGVAVVDRSGATEKWKKRIPLMVAAGVGVVILGIGAGMEFGSRYGAFGRRALFPARVAAGSPLAKQVEDARQALLQDTFASYKQAHALSTQALQQGEYPAVRSLWCQSVHYLQRRYSAADPNEMGRCRIAMPDIELLGQKDVDVVKAAAAMALTSRQPDTVLAALTDAYSREAHQGDLELAFLLAEAYSQKRDDARALETLTKILARDAKSAKAHHALGNLHQTAGRADEAAAAYAAALEADPKHAASAVELAAVELLVRKDGDKGAQAVDRALAEDVQSALGPAELARARGLKGVALFQQHKPKEAEAELKAALEKDPESAFTKAQLARVLRAQRNYDGALALYEQLATKEPENLEYADGHITAMVMTGKMQAALDAVQKANERFPSEARIAYLYGRIEDALDKVTEAEGHYKRAIAADDKLVEASLYLGRFYLRQRRNAEARTQLELAASKAPDHPGVRSGLGELALAENNALLGQQEFERAVQLDPNLADAHLGLSRVALLSGDLEKAKSEANRALELDPHLLKDGRLQRGIVLWRLGQLDEAVTELEKAKVEDPRSTTTPITLGAVLLEKGDLAGAESNLGLALSNEPSNHEALYYLGLVKAKRLEFTGAVDNMRKAVERAPTRPDYHYAYGVILRDAKNLPDAMAEWRKAVELDAKNADAHEALGHALLEGGEFEEAITSFEASLKADPRRTRVLGSIGDAYFSAARWNDAVRRYQTALKEDPKLTYVYYKVARAFTEQAQYAKAIDWYRKATSVEPENPMSYYYLGYAYKERNKRREAVQAFKDYLSRKPDATDKKDIEDEIYDLQN; translated from the coding sequence ATGAAAGTCTCCTGCCCGTCTTGCCAGACGAACTACAACATCGATGACAAGCGGATCCCGCCCGGCGGCGCGAAGCTCAAGTGCGCCCGGTGCCAGACGACCTTTCCCATCAAGCTCGAAGCGGTGAGCGCACCGGCGCCGTCCGCGCCGCAGGCCGCCATTCCCCTGCCGGGCGCCGCGCCGCAGGCCGCCGCCATCCCCCTGCCGGGCGCCGCGCCGTCCTCAGAGGCCATTCCGCTGCCGGGCGCCGCGCCGGACGCGGACGCGTTCAGCTTCGATGACGGCGCCTCCGCCGCCATCCCGCTGCCGGGCGCCGCGCCCTCCGCCGGGGCCATCCCCCTGGACGCGGGCGCGATTCCCCTACCCGGCGCCGCCGCGCCCCGGGCCGCCGCCATTCCGCTGCCGGGCGCCGCCGCGCCGCAGTCCGCCGCCATTCCCCTGCCGGGTGCCGCCCCCTCCTCGCAGGCCATCCCCTTGCCGGGGAGCGCGCCGCAGTCGGCGGCCATCCCCCTGCCGGGTGCCGCGCCGAGGGCCGCCGCCATCCCGCTCGGCGCCGCCCCCGAAGCCATTCCCCTGCCGGGCGCCGCGCCCGAGGCGGACCCGTTCAGCTTCGATGACGGTGCATCCTTCGAGGCGCCCGCCGCCATTCCGCTGCCGGGCGTGGCGGCGCCCCGGGCCGAGGCCATTCCCCTGCCGGGCGCGGCCTCGCCGATGGACGCGTTCAGCGAGTACGACGACAGCCCCGCGCCCGCGCCCGAGAACCGGGACGTGACGCGCGTCGTCCGCATCCCGCTGCCCAGCGACGCGTACCGCGAGCCGCCGCCGCCCGCCGCGCCGCCGGCCTACGGCACCACCGACGAGGTGCGAGGTACCGCCCGCGACTTCGACTTCTCCGAGGAGCCGCAGCCGCTGGAGGTGGCCTCCGAGGGCTTCAGCGCCCCCGTGGAGCCCGGCACCGCGCGCGACTTCGACTTCTCCGACGATTCGCTGCCCGTCCCCGCACAGGCCGCGCCCCCGGCGGACCCCTTCGCCTTCGACATCGAGTCCCAGAGCGGCGAGGCCCAGGCCTACGCCATGCCGCCCACTCCCAACCGTGGAGAGGGCATCGACTTCGGCGCCGCCCCGGCCGAGGCGGACCCGTTCGCCCTGCCCCCGCCGCCGGACGCCTACGCGCAGCCGCCCATGGGCGCGGATGACCCGTTCGCCCTGCCCCCGCCGCCGGACGCCTACGCGCCCGAGGCGGACGCCTTCGCCCTGCCGCCCCCACCCGACGCGTACGCGCTGCCGCCCATGGGCGCGGACGACCCGTTCGCCCTGCCCCCGCCGCCGGACGCGGGCGCGCCCTCGTTCGACTTCGGCGAGCTGCCGGCCCCCGCGGGGGAGAATCCGTTCGCGCTGCCGCCGCCGCCGATGTCGGGGGCGATGGACTACTCCGACCTGCCCTCCCCAGCCGCGCCCCAGGCGCAGGCCATGGACTTCTCGGACCTGCCTGCCCCGGCCGCGCCGCCGCAGGACCTGTCCTTCGACTTCGCCGACGCGCCGGCCGCCCCCGGCGCGGATCCGTTCGCCGTGGACTTCTCGGCCGCTCCGTCGGCCGCGCCCGCACCGGACTTCAACCTCGACTTCGCCGACCCGCCGCCCCCGTCCGCCCCCGTCAACCCGACGGTGGACTTCGGTGACGTGGACTTCGGCTCGCCGCCCCCGTCCGCCTCGGCCGGCATCCCCGACGCGCTCGAGTTCGACCCCACCGCGAGGCCCGGCGACGACCTGGAGGCGGACCTCTCCGACCCGCTGCCCCCGCCGCCCAACGCGGGCCCCGCGGACGGCCTGGAGATGCTGTCGTTCATCGACGACGCCGCCGGCAAGGACGCGGGCGCCCAGGCCGGCGCCAAGGTGCGCCGCTTCCACGTCCGCCGCCGCTCGGGCAAGGTGTTCGGCCCGTTCGACGAGGGCGTCATCGTCAAGATGCTGGAGGACGGACAGCTGCTCGGCAACGAGGACGTCTCCACGGACTCGGAGAGCTGGTCGCCCATCGGCACGATTCCCACCTTCGCCGCCGCCATCCAGCGGCTGATGGAGGGCCCGGCCAGCAAGATGGTGTCCCCCACCGCGGCGCCGGCCACGGTCACCGCCGAGGCGCCCCGCGCCGACGCCGCGCCGCAGGACAACATGAGGCGGCTGGAGCAGCTGTACGAGGGCCGCATGGCCGGCGTGGCCGTGGTGGACCGCAGCGGCGCCACGGAGAAGTGGAAGAAGCGCATCCCCTTGATGGTGGCCGCCGGGGTCGGCGTGGTGATTCTGGGCATCGGCGCGGGCATGGAGTTCGGCTCGCGCTACGGCGCCTTCGGCCGCCGCGCCCTCTTCCCCGCCCGCGTCGCCGCCGGCTCGCCCCTGGCGAAGCAGGTGGAGGACGCGCGCCAGGCGCTGCTCCAGGACACCTTCGCCAGCTACAAGCAGGCGCACGCCCTCAGCACCCAGGCGCTCCAGCAGGGCGAGTACCCCGCGGTGCGCTCCCTGTGGTGCCAGTCCGTGCACTACCTCCAGCGCCGCTACTCCGCCGCGGACCCGAACGAGATGGGGCGCTGCCGTATTGCGATGCCGGACATCGAGCTGCTCGGCCAGAAGGACGTGGACGTCGTCAAGGCCGCCGCGGCCATGGCCCTCACCAGCCGCCAGCCGGACACGGTGCTCGCGGCGCTCACGGATGCGTACAGCCGCGAGGCCCACCAGGGAGACCTGGAGCTGGCCTTCCTGCTGGCCGAGGCCTATTCGCAGAAGCGCGACGACGCCCGCGCCCTCGAGACGCTGACCAAGATTCTGGCGCGTGACGCGAAGTCCGCCAAGGCGCACCACGCCCTGGGCAACCTGCACCAGACAGCGGGCCGCGCGGACGAGGCCGCCGCCGCGTACGCCGCGGCGCTGGAGGCCGACCCGAAGCACGCCGCCTCCGCGGTGGAGCTGGCCGCGGTGGAGCTGCTGGTGCGCAAGGACGGAGACAAGGGCGCCCAGGCCGTGGACCGCGCCCTGGCGGAAGACGTCCAGTCCGCGCTGGGCCCGGCGGAGCTCGCCCGCGCCCGCGGACTCAAGGGCGTGGCCCTCTTCCAGCAGCACAAGCCGAAGGAGGCCGAGGCCGAGCTGAAGGCCGCGCTGGAGAAGGACCCCGAGTCCGCCTTCACCAAGGCCCAGCTCGCCCGCGTGCTGCGCGCCCAGCGCAACTACGACGGCGCGCTGGCGCTCTACGAGCAGTTGGCCACCAAGGAGCCCGAGAATCTGGAGTACGCGGACGGCCACATCACCGCGATGGTGATGACGGGGAAGATGCAGGCCGCGCTGGACGCCGTGCAGAAGGCCAACGAGCGCTTCCCCAGCGAGGCGCGCATTGCCTACCTCTACGGCCGCATCGAGGATGCGCTCGACAAGGTCACCGAGGCCGAGGGCCACTACAAGCGCGCCATCGCCGCGGACGACAAGCTGGTGGAGGCCAGCCTCTACCTGGGCCGCTTCTACCTGCGCCAGCGCCGCAACGCGGAGGCCCGCACGCAGCTGGAGCTGGCGGCGTCCAAGGCGCCGGACCACCCCGGCGTGCGTTCCGGCCTGGGCGAGCTGGCCCTGGCGGAGAACAATGCGCTGCTGGGCCAGCAGGAGTTCGAGCGGGCCGTGCAGCTGGACCCCAACCTCGCCGACGCCCACCTGGGCCTGTCGCGCGTGGCGCTGCTGTCCGGTGATTTGGAGAAGGCGAAGTCCGAGGCCAACCGCGCCCTGGAGCTGGACCCCCATCTCTTGAAGGACGGCCGGTTGCAGCGTGGCATCGTCCTGTGGCGGCTGGGCCAGCTCGACGAGGCCGTCACCGAGCTGGAGAAGGCCAAGGTGGAGGACCCCCGCTCCACCACCACGCCGATTACCCTGGGCGCGGTGCTGCTGGAGAAGGGCGACCTGGCCGGCGCGGAGAGCAACCTTGGCCTGGCGCTGAGCAACGAGCCCTCCAACCACGAGGCGCTCTACTACCTGGGGCTCGTCAAGGCGAAGCGGCTGGAGTTCACCGGCGCCGTGGACAACATGCGCAAGGCGGTGGAGCGCGCGCCCACGCGGCCGGACTACCACTACGCCTATGGCGTCATCCTGCGGGACGCCAAGAACCTGCCGGACGCCATGGCGGAGTGGCGCAAGGCCGTGGAACTGGACGCGAAGAACGCGGACGCCCACGAGGCGCTCGGCCATGCCCTGCTGGAGGGCGGCGAGTTCGAGGAGGCCATCACCTCCTTCGAGGCCAGCCTGAAGGCCGACCCGCGCCGCACCCGGGTGCTGGGCTCCATCGGCGATGCGTACTTCAGCGCCGCGCGCTGGAACGACGCCGTGAGGCGCTACCAGACGGCGCTCAAGGAGGACCCGAAGCTGACCTACGTCTATTACAAGGTCGCCCGCGCCTTCACCGAGCAGGCCCAGTACGCCAAGGCCATCGACTGGTACCGCAAGGCCACCTCCGTCGAGCCGGAGAACCCGATGTCCTACTACTACCTGGGCTACGCCTATAAGGAGCGCAACAAGCGCCGCGAGGCCGTCCAGGCGTTCAAGGACTACCTCTCCCGCAAGCCCGACGCGACGGACAAGAAGGACATCGAGGACGAAATCTACGACCTGCAGAACTAG
- the serS gene encoding serine--tRNA ligase, which produces MLDLRNVAQNFDAVVARLKTRGGSLDLGPFQRLFAERRELYVSMESLSARRNAANEEMKRKAKEDPKALDALRGDLRAVSQDIKEKEARLKEVEEELSRILLLIPNVPHESVPVGAGAEDNVQVRTWGEKPNLLFTPKQHFELGEKLGMLDFERAAKVSGSRFAFYKGALARLERALVTFMIDVHSQKGYLEMLPPYLVLRETMMGTGQLPKFEDDAFKTLGEPERFLIPTAEVPVTNYHSDEILEGEQLPLRYCAFSPCFRAEAGSAGKDTRGLIRQHQFHKVELVKFSPPEKSLDELETMTDDACDILRRLGLHHRVMLLCTGDMGFGARKTYDIEVWLPGQDSYREISSCSDCGDFQARRAKIRFRAQKGDKPQLVHTLNGSGLAVGRTSIAILENYQREDGSVAIPEALWPYMGGLKELKPL; this is translated from the coding sequence ATGCTGGACCTCCGGAACGTTGCGCAGAACTTCGATGCCGTTGTCGCCCGCCTGAAGACGCGGGGCGGCAGCCTGGACCTGGGCCCCTTCCAGCGCCTCTTCGCCGAGCGGCGCGAGCTGTACGTCTCCATGGAGTCGCTGTCCGCCCGGCGGAACGCGGCCAACGAGGAGATGAAGCGCAAGGCGAAGGAGGACCCCAAGGCGCTGGACGCGCTGCGCGGCGACCTCCGCGCCGTCTCCCAGGACATCAAGGAGAAGGAGGCCCGCCTCAAGGAAGTGGAGGAGGAGCTCAGCCGCATCCTCCTGCTCATCCCCAACGTGCCGCACGAGTCGGTGCCCGTGGGCGCCGGCGCCGAGGACAACGTCCAGGTGCGCACCTGGGGCGAGAAGCCCAACCTCCTCTTCACGCCCAAGCAGCACTTCGAGCTGGGCGAGAAGCTGGGCATGCTCGACTTCGAGCGCGCCGCCAAGGTGTCCGGCAGCCGCTTCGCCTTCTACAAGGGCGCGCTGGCGCGGCTGGAGCGGGCGCTCGTCACGTTCATGATCGACGTGCACTCCCAGAAGGGCTACCTGGAGATGCTCCCGCCCTACCTGGTGCTGCGCGAGACGATGATGGGCACCGGGCAGCTGCCGAAGTTCGAGGACGACGCCTTCAAGACGCTGGGGGAGCCGGAGCGCTTCCTCATCCCCACGGCGGAAGTGCCCGTCACCAACTACCACTCGGACGAAATCCTCGAGGGCGAGCAGCTCCCCCTGCGCTACTGCGCCTTCAGCCCGTGCTTCCGGGCCGAGGCCGGCTCGGCGGGCAAGGACACGCGCGGCCTCATCCGCCAGCACCAGTTCCACAAGGTGGAGCTGGTGAAGTTCTCCCCGCCGGAGAAGAGCCTGGACGAGCTGGAGACGATGACGGACGACGCTTGCGACATCCTCCGTCGACTGGGACTGCACCACCGCGTCATGCTGCTGTGCACCGGAGACATGGGCTTCGGCGCCCGCAAGACGTACGACATCGAGGTCTGGCTGCCCGGCCAGGACAGCTACCGCGAGATTTCCTCCTGCTCGGACTGCGGCGACTTCCAGGCCCGTCGGGCGAAGATCCGGTTCCGGGCCCAGAAGGGGGACAAGCCCCAGCTCGTCCACACGCTCAACGGAAGCGGCCTGGCGGTGGGGCGTACGAGCATCGCCATCCTGGAGAACTACCAGCGCGAGGACGGAAGCGTGGCCATCCCGGAGGCGTTGTGGCCGTACATGGGGGGGCTGAAGGAGCTGAAGCCACTTTGA
- a CDS encoding phytoene desaturase family protein: MPDVIVVGAGHNGLVTAALLARRGLSVTVLEEKDVIGGACRTEYPFRTAPKLGVSTGAYLLGLMPPELLRELELDLPLKRRDPHYFLPTTGKRYLLFGSDERELKRQFLEFFSQADWEANQAMNAELAALRDDIAPTWLQSPVSIEETAERFVRPALRQHFVRLCRGTAREYLERFGFKSDFVKAMYAVTDAFSGLDGGYDTPGTGMNLLVHNMCRLPGSGGTWMIVGGGMGTVTQSIANVARKYGAQIRTGAKVASVRVDRGVVKGVVLANGEEVNASVVVSNGDPFRTLKLVDSAALPADYRAKVDAMATPGTTLKVNLCLKDLPTFTCLPQDRGQFGPTIHLLPQEDDVLGALARAYKDTQEGRLSEFPSIEWYIHTTVDPSLRDAEGHHNSALFVEWVPYELKGTTWEKEESRYVQKLLSICDRFAPGTSDLVQETFTLTPPKIEKHFGITGGHIHHVDNKLGFTDRLPYETPVQGLYFCSAGCHPAGSVIGAAGHNAAGVVLQALGR; this comes from the coding sequence ATGCCGGACGTCATCGTGGTGGGCGCGGGCCACAATGGACTCGTGACAGCGGCGCTGCTGGCGCGCAGGGGGCTCTCTGTCACCGTCCTGGAGGAGAAGGACGTGATTGGCGGCGCCTGCCGCACGGAGTACCCCTTCCGCACCGCGCCGAAGCTGGGCGTGTCCACCGGCGCGTACCTCCTGGGGCTGATGCCGCCGGAGCTGCTGCGCGAGCTGGAGCTGGACCTGCCCCTCAAGCGGAGGGACCCGCATTACTTCCTGCCCACCACCGGCAAGCGCTACCTGCTGTTCGGCTCGGACGAGCGGGAGCTGAAGCGCCAGTTCCTCGAGTTCTTCTCCCAGGCGGACTGGGAGGCCAACCAGGCGATGAACGCCGAGCTGGCCGCGCTGCGCGACGACATCGCTCCGACGTGGCTCCAGTCTCCCGTGTCGATTGAGGAGACCGCCGAGCGCTTCGTCCGCCCTGCCCTGCGCCAGCACTTCGTGCGGCTGTGCCGGGGCACCGCGCGCGAGTACCTGGAGCGCTTCGGCTTCAAGTCCGACTTCGTGAAGGCCATGTACGCGGTGACGGACGCCTTCTCCGGCCTGGACGGCGGCTATGACACGCCCGGCACGGGCATGAATCTGCTCGTCCACAACATGTGCCGGCTGCCCGGCAGCGGCGGCACGTGGATGATTGTCGGCGGCGGCATGGGCACCGTCACCCAGTCCATCGCCAACGTCGCGCGGAAGTACGGCGCGCAGATTCGCACCGGCGCGAAGGTGGCCTCCGTGCGCGTGGACCGGGGCGTGGTGAAGGGCGTGGTGCTGGCGAATGGCGAGGAGGTGAACGCTTCCGTGGTGGTGTCCAACGGCGACCCCTTCCGCACGCTGAAGCTGGTGGACTCGGCGGCGCTGCCCGCGGACTACCGGGCGAAGGTGGACGCCATGGCGACACCGGGCACCACGCTGAAGGTGAACCTCTGCCTCAAGGACCTGCCCACCTTCACCTGCCTCCCCCAGGACCGCGGCCAGTTCGGCCCCACCATCCACCTGCTGCCGCAGGAGGACGACGTGCTCGGGGCGCTGGCGCGCGCCTACAAGGACACGCAGGAGGGGCGGCTGTCGGAGTTCCCCTCCATCGAGTGGTACATCCACACCACGGTGGACCCGTCGCTGCGCGATGCCGAGGGGCACCACAACTCGGCCCTCTTCGTGGAGTGGGTGCCCTACGAGCTCAAGGGCACCACGTGGGAGAAGGAGGAGTCGCGCTACGTGCAAAAGCTCCTGTCCATCTGCGACCGCTTCGCCCCCGGCACCAGCGACCTGGTGCAGGAGACCTTCACCCTCACGCCCCCGAAAATCGAGAAGCACTTCGGCATCACCGGGGGCCACATCCATCATGTGGACAACAAGCTGGGCTTCACCGACCGGCTGCCCTACGAGACGCCGGTCCAGGGGCTCTACTTCTGTAGCGCCGGGTGCCACCCCGCGGGCAGCGTCATCGGCGCGGCCGGACACAACGCGGCCGGCGTGGTGCTACAGGCGCTCGGACGCTGA